A genomic window from Macaca thibetana thibetana isolate TM-01 chromosome 16, ASM2454274v1, whole genome shotgun sequence includes:
- the ASGR2 gene encoding asialoglycoprotein receptor 2 isoform X1, with the protein MAKDFQDIQQLSSEENDHPFHRGEGPGPRGLNLRRGNPSLKGPPPAQPLAQRLCSMVRFSLLALSFNILLLVAICVIGSQSAQLQAEMRSLKEAFSNFSSSTLMEVHALGTHGGSVGDKITSLGDKLEKQQQDLKADHDILLLHLKHFPVDLRFVACQMELLHSNGSQRTCCPVNWVEHQGSCYWFSRSGKAWAEAEKYCQLENSHLVVINSWEEQKFIVQHTNPFNTWIGLTDSDGSWKWVDGTDYRHNYKNWAVTQPDDWHGHELGGSEDCVEVRPDGRWNDDFCLQVHRWVCEKRRNATGEAA; encoded by the exons ATGGCCAAGGACTTTCAAGATATCCAGCAGCTGAGCTCGGAGGAAAATGACCATCCCTTCCACCGAGGTGAGGGGCCAGGGCCTCGCGGGCTGAATCTCAGGAGAGGAAATCCATCTTTGAAAG GGCCACCTcctgcccagcccctggcacAGCGTCTCTGCTCCATGGTCCGCTTCAGTCTGCTTGCCCTGAGCTTCAACATCCTGCTGCTCGTGGCCATCTGTGTGATCGGGTCCCAAA GTGCACAGCTTCAAGCAGAGATGCGGAGCCTGAAGGAAGCTTTCAGCAACTTCTCCTCGAGCACGCTGATGGAGGTCCATGCTCTCGGCACCCACG GAGGCAGCGTGGGTGACAAGATCACATCCCTAGGAGACAAGTTGGAGAAACAGCAGCAGGACCTGAAAGCAG ATCATGACATCCTGCTCCTCCATCTGAAGCACTTCCCCGTGGACCTGCGCTTCGTGGCCTGCCAGATGGAGCTCCTCCACAGCAACG gctcccaaaggaCCTGCTGCCCTGTCAACTGGGTGGAGCACCAAGGCAGCTGCTACTGGTTCTCTCGCTCCGGGAAGGCCTGGGCCGAGGCGGAGAAGTACTGCCAGCTGGAGAACTCACACCTGGTGGTCATCAACTCCTGGGAGGAGCAG AAATTCATTGTACAACACACGAACCCCTTCAATACCTGGATAGGTCTCACGGACAGTGATGGCTCCTGGAAATGGGTGGACGGCACAGACTATAGGCACAACTACAA GAACTGGGCTGTCACTCAGCCAGATGATTGGCACGGGCATGAGCTGGGCGGAAGTGAAGACTGTGTTGAAGTCCGGCCGGATGGCCGTTGGAACGATGATTTCTGCCTGCAGGTGCACCGCTGGGTGTGTGAGAAGAGGCGGAATGCCACCGGCGAGGCAGCCTGA
- the ASGR2 gene encoding asialoglycoprotein receptor 2 isoform X2 yields the protein MAKDFQDIQQLSSEENDHPFHRGPPPAQPLAQRLCSMVRFSLLALSFNILLLVAICVIGSQSAQLQAEMRSLKEAFSNFSSSTLMEVHALGTHGGSVGDKITSLGDKLEKQQQDLKADHDILLLHLKHFPVDLRFVACQMELLHSNGSQRTCCPVNWVEHQGSCYWFSRSGKAWAEAEKYCQLENSHLVVINSWEEQKFIVQHTNPFNTWIGLTDSDGSWKWVDGTDYRHNYKNWAVTQPDDWHGHELGGSEDCVEVRPDGRWNDDFCLQVHRWVCEKRRNATGEAA from the exons ATGGCCAAGGACTTTCAAGATATCCAGCAGCTGAGCTCGGAGGAAAATGACCATCCCTTCCACCGAG GGCCACCTcctgcccagcccctggcacAGCGTCTCTGCTCCATGGTCCGCTTCAGTCTGCTTGCCCTGAGCTTCAACATCCTGCTGCTCGTGGCCATCTGTGTGATCGGGTCCCAAA GTGCACAGCTTCAAGCAGAGATGCGGAGCCTGAAGGAAGCTTTCAGCAACTTCTCCTCGAGCACGCTGATGGAGGTCCATGCTCTCGGCACCCACG GAGGCAGCGTGGGTGACAAGATCACATCCCTAGGAGACAAGTTGGAGAAACAGCAGCAGGACCTGAAAGCAG ATCATGACATCCTGCTCCTCCATCTGAAGCACTTCCCCGTGGACCTGCGCTTCGTGGCCTGCCAGATGGAGCTCCTCCACAGCAACG gctcccaaaggaCCTGCTGCCCTGTCAACTGGGTGGAGCACCAAGGCAGCTGCTACTGGTTCTCTCGCTCCGGGAAGGCCTGGGCCGAGGCGGAGAAGTACTGCCAGCTGGAGAACTCACACCTGGTGGTCATCAACTCCTGGGAGGAGCAG AAATTCATTGTACAACACACGAACCCCTTCAATACCTGGATAGGTCTCACGGACAGTGATGGCTCCTGGAAATGGGTGGACGGCACAGACTATAGGCACAACTACAA GAACTGGGCTGTCACTCAGCCAGATGATTGGCACGGGCATGAGCTGGGCGGAAGTGAAGACTGTGTTGAAGTCCGGCCGGATGGCCGTTGGAACGATGATTTCTGCCTGCAGGTGCACCGCTGGGTGTGTGAGAAGAGGCGGAATGCCACCGGCGAGGCAGCCTGA